In Puntigrus tetrazona isolate hp1 chromosome 18, ASM1883169v1, whole genome shotgun sequence, one genomic interval encodes:
- the scamp5b gene encoding secretory carrier-associated membrane protein 5 — protein sequence MAENNFPPLPGFIPLKPCFYQDFEEIPDQHRTMCKRLYHLWMLYGVTLLVNFFGCMAWMFGGGGVTNFGMSMIWVILFTPCSYVCWFRPIYNAFKTDSSFYFMAFFFVFMAQLFIAIIQAIGIPGWGVCGWLGTISFFGTSIFASIIMLIPTLMFTAVAAISFVALTKVHNFYRGSGGSVSKAQEEWVSGAWKNPHVQQAALSAATGAMQGPPGPQSPSYSTPNYDNAV from the exons ATGGCTG AGAACAACTTTCCTCCTCTGCCTGGCTTTATTCCTCTGAAGCCATGCTTCTACCAGGACTTTGAGGAGATTCCTGACCAGCACCGGACCATGTGCAAGAGACTCTATCACCTGTGGATGC TGTATGGAGTGACTCTGCTGGTGAATTTCTTCGGCTGTATGGCGTGGATGTTTGGAGGGGGAGGAGTCACTAACTTCGGCATGTCCATGATCTGGGTCATTCTCTTCACGCCCTGCTCTTATGTGTGCTGGTTCAGACCCATCTACAACGCTTTCAA gacCGACAGCTCTTTCTACTTCATGGCGTTCTTCTTCGTCTTCATGGCACAGCTGTTCATCGCCATCATTCAGGCCATTGGGATTCCAGGATGGGGCGTTTG CGGCTGGCTGGGCACCATCTCTTTCTTCGGCACGAGTATCTTCGCCTCCATCATCATGTTAATCCCCACGCTCATGTTCACCGCTGTCGCTGCCATCTCGTTCGTGGCTCTCACGAAG gTTCATAACTTCTACCGCGGCAGCGGAGGCAGCGTGAGTAAAGCGCAGGAGGAGTGGGTCTCCGGGGCCTGGAAGAACCCTCACGTCCAGCAGGCGGCTCTCAGCGCAGCCACCGGAGCCATGCAGGGACCCCCGGGGCCCCAGTCACCGTCCTACTCCACTCCCAACTACGACAACGCCGTCTGA